One Phaseolus vulgaris cultivar G19833 chromosome 4, P. vulgaris v2.0, whole genome shotgun sequence DNA window includes the following coding sequences:
- the LOC137838291 gene encoding uncharacterized protein has product MTNLPIRKVLQKPDVAGRMVRWAVELFEFDIHYELRGSIKGQIYADFVVELSSAATHQEGVDFRWVLSVYGSSNQQGSGAGVILEGPDGLLIEQALRFAFKASNNQAEYETLIARMLLAKEIGAKGLFVKSDSLLVTGQVTGEYQAKDPQMVAYLEYVQELKESFEVFELVHVPREQNVRADLLAKLASSGKGGRQRTVIQETLKTP; this is encoded by the coding sequence atgacaaaccttcCAATCCGCAAGGTTTTGCAAAAACCAGATgtggcgggaaggatggtgcgaTGGGCAGTGGAACTATTTGAATTCGACATACACTACGAACTGAGAGGATCCATCAAGGGCCAGATCTATGCTGACTTCGTAGTGGAACTCTCCTCGGCAGCCACACATCAGGAAGGGGTAGATTTCAGGTGGGTACTCTCTGTATAtggttcctcaaaccaacaaggtagtGGAGCAGGTGTTATCTTAGAGGGACCGGATGGGttgctgatcgagcaggccctacggtttgctttcaaggccagcaacaaccaggcaGAGTATGAGACCCTGATCGCGAGAAtgttgttggctaaggagattgGAGCAAAGGGGTTGTTCGTAAAGAGCGATTCCTTGTTAGTTACAGGCCAGGTCACAGGGGAATACCAAGCCAAAGACCCTCAGATGGTCGCCTACCTAGAATACGTCCAGGAACTGAAGGAGTCATTCGAAGTGTTCGAGTTGGTCCATGTACCTAGAGAACAAAATgtccgagctgacttgcttgcgaaactcgccagttcgggcaaggggggcaggcaaaggacggtgattcaagagaCTCTGAAGACACCTTGA
- the LOC137838292 gene encoding uncharacterized protein produces the protein MAELHEGICGSHIGGRSLSSKAIRAGYYWPTMREDCTRYAQRCKKCQQHTDWHKAPPEELRSIYSPWPFLLRGLKRRLDKAKGTWAEEVPRIVWAYHTTPQSTTKETPFSLVYRSDAMIPREIQENSPCFQNFVVEESNEERKVNLDLLDEVREEARMKAKALKRRVEYKYNSKLRLWQFQVADLVMRKAHWYQLERKLSPKWTGPFRITKALGNGAYNLETLEGDVIPCTWNATNLKFYFS, from the coding sequence ATGGCAGAACtacacgaagggatatgcggtaGCCACATCGGTGGCCGATCTCTCTCGTCAAAGGCCATTCGTGCAGGatattactggccaaccatgagaGAGGATTGCACGAGATACGCCCAACGGTGCAAGAAGTGCCAACAACACActgattggcacaaagcgccccCAGAGGAGTTGAGATCgatatacagcccatggccattTCTACTCAGAGGTCTAAAAAGAAGGCTGGACAAAGCCAAAGGGACCtgggcagaagaagttcctagaatcGTGTGGGCCTACCACACTACCCCTCAGTCCACGACCAAGGAAACACCATTCAGCTTGGTGTACCGTTCTGACGCTATGATCCCAAGagaaatccaggagaactcaccatgtttccagaacttcgtggtcgaggagtcgaacgaggaaagaaaggtgaacttgGACCTATTGGATGAAGTGAGGGAAGAAGCAAGGATGAAAGCTAAAGCTTTGAAAaggagggtggagtacaagtacaactccaagctgagactttggcagttccaggtcgctgacctggtgatgaggaaggcccactgGTACCAGTTAGAAAGAAAgttatctcccaagtggaccggtcCTTTCAGAATAACgaaggcccttgggaatggagcatacaaCCTTGAGACATTAGAAGGCGATGTTATTCCTTGCACTTGGAACGCGAccaacctgaagttttattttagttaa
- the LOC137836428 gene encoding LOB domain-containing protein 20 codes for MSEPHDLNTNGGDHSAGSGSRRRGPGFRRAMATQTQDEPMLGTSPATPCGACKFLRRKCIGGCIFAPHFGTDQGAAKFAAVHKVFGASNVSKLLSNIPANRRHEAATTISYEAQARLSDPVYGCVSTILSLQQQVASMQAEVAMVQTQLMNSRFAYASALESTQVQQPNMNAAALQPAYSNNSCASTNLMNLSSFNNNPAGFDLAMHTAPSSSTLEPLQLTRLSKCEEDEEEEESRTQPGFSHH; via the exons ATGTCAGAGCCACATGATCTTAATACTAATGGTGGCGATCACAGTGCTGGATCAGGAAGCAGACGCAGAGGACCTGGTTTCAGACGTGCCATGGCAACACAAACACAAGATGAACCAATGCTGGGAACTTCGCCTGCAACGCCGTGTGGGGCTTGCAAGTTCTTGAGGAGGAAGTGCATTGGAGGCTGCATCTTTGCACCCCACTTTGGCACTGACCAAGGTGCAGCCAAGTTTGCAGCTGTGCACAAGGTGTTTGGGGCTAGCAATGTGTCAAAGCTCCTGTCCAACATTCCGGCCAACCGCCGCCATGAAGCGGCTACGACCATATCCTATGAGGCTCAGGCAAGGCTGTCTGATCCTGTTTACGGTTGTGTCTCCACCATCCTTTCTCTCCAACAACAGGTag CATCTATGCAAGCAGAGGTAGCTATGGTGCAAACTCAGCTGATGAATAGTAGATTTGCCTATGCAAGTGCTCTTGAGAGCACACAAGTACAGCAACCAAACATGAATGCAGCAGCACTACAACCAGCATATTCCAACAACTCATGTGCTTCCACCAACCTTATGAACTTGAGCAGCTTCAACAATAACCCTGCTGGCTTTGACCTTGCAATGCACACAGCACCCTCATCAAGCACTTTAGAGCCTCTTCAACTAACAAGGCTGTCCAAatgtgaagaagatgaagaagaagaagaaagcaGGACCCAGCCAGGCTTCAGCCACCATTAA